Proteins encoded by one window of Candidatus Mesenet endosymbiont of Phosphuga atrata:
- a CDS encoding ankyrin repeat domain-containing protein, translating into MIGSKETLEVSKRQLFKAVCDGNIEEVIRVLGFGIDINIQDSLGQTPVFLAALCNNLSMVKKLAELGADLQVKDDSGYTILSKIVLKDGSVGKMLQNERLTIIKTLIRYGANPTTYSKDVLPIHIAIKERRNLNIVKILLTEGSANAKDIFGHASLHIAVWNNRINIVDLLIKYEHTDINQEDNKKNTPLMLAVHQNFTDIKILLLTYGANPTLKVTHEQTSIEFAAPEKIKQSPLIVMDLPESKHNILSSLHSPGPSIPEASQLRMLDTISPKSSISEMSEHSTSAILGSPKSSLSGSFISFTSRFKRTLNADSPNLSESY; encoded by the coding sequence GTGATTGGTTCAAAAGAAACATTAGAGGTATCAAAAAGACAGCTTTTTAAAGCAGTGTGTGATGGTAATATAGAGGAAGTAATTAGAGTATTAGGTTTTGGCATAGACATCAATATACAAGATAGTTTGGGGCAAACACCTGTTTTTTTGGCTGCTTTGTGTAATAATCTGTCAATGGTTAAAAAGCTAGCTGAGCTTGGAGCAGATCTTCAAGTAAAGGATGATTCTGGATACACAATATTGAGTAAAATAGTGCTAAAAGATGGTTCTGTTGGGAAAATGTTGCAAAATGAACGATTAACCATAATCAAAACATTAATAAGATATGGTGCAAATCCTACCACTTACAGTAAAGATGTTCTTCCAATTCATATAGCTATCAAAGAAAGACGTAACTTAAATATAGTAAAAATATTGCTTACGGAAGGTAGTGCTAATGCGAAAGATATTTTTGGACATGCGTCACTACATATAGCGGTATGGAACAATCGGATAAATATAGTAGATCTTTTAATAAAGTATGAACACACCGATATTAACCAAGAAGATAACAAAAAAAATACCCCATTAATGTTGGCAGTGCATCAAAATTTCACAGATATAAAAATACTATTATTAACTTACGGAGCTAATCCAACTTTAAAAGTTACACATGAACAAACATCTATTGAATTTGCGGCTCCAGAGAAAATAAAACAGTCACCATTAATTGTTATGGATCTACCAGAATCTAAGCACAATATACTTTCTAGCTTACACTCACCTGGACCTAGTATTCCAGAAGCATCTCAACTGAGAATGTTAGATACAATCTCACCTAAATCTAGTATTTCTGAGATGTCTGAACACAGCACTTCAGCAATTTTAGGATCACCAAAATCCAGCCTTTCTGGATCTTTTATAAGCTTTACAAGCCGATTCAAAAGAACATTAAATGCAGATTCACCTAATTTATCTGAGTCATATTAA
- a CDS encoding ankyrin repeat domain-containing protein, with product MQGSGKKILQAIAQNSQQPVEQQFSSEIVLEQQKNNKSKSRRNKENIENHSPNHNHKTVSTKKKIRSPLYKEKHNQKTFSNYVMDLVLRYLKETLNPEYDKIWVILEGIVLAKNEELIKTVLNLIKESEENKKISVEPNTNLALLHFAIRFNSLELVKALLSYGFDVNVKDNLDLTPLHYAVNDSNLRAVEFLISKGADFSAQDKNGKTPLQLARELEIKRDYSLYERKEIIALLANAHSNKQYEQKPLTIIDIGQSSRKKSENNKLEYDTISSGKYDKLQNLQFKSQYAIDLVASYMNKSADIIDKSENIEVSYNSETQLPQIQDNELSDIHSTKAQLLQKINDLIETYLIEAKRLQDEIVDNRVLNRLAIEDISFVSTTDSELQITDVSSSTIDDDSQVMDSKIVNNNQPQVASSMKKAIYATMIASPFTAVGIYAAVALSAGIVKFNPIVAAGIFVGVAVAAIACFAIMKVCEKTGKEKGENSSVSSYVTFENELIPEYVKSGGATVS from the coding sequence ATGCAAGGTTCTGGTAAAAAAATATTACAGGCTATAGCACAAAACTCGCAGCAACCAGTAGAACAACAATTTAGTAGTGAAATAGTACTAGAACAACAAAAAAATAATAAATCAAAAAGTAGGAGAAATAAGGAAAATATTGAAAATCATTCTCCTAACCACAATCATAAAACTGTTAGTACTAAAAAGAAAATAAGGAGTCCTCTTTATAAGGAGAAGCATAATCAAAAAACTTTTTCCAATTATGTAATGGATCTTGTTCTTCGATATTTAAAGGAAACATTAAATCCTGAATATGACAAGATATGGGTTATACTTGAAGGAATAGTGCTAGCTAAAAATGAAGAGCTTATAAAAACAGTACTGAACTTGATTAAGGAATCTGAGGAGAATAAGAAAATTAGTGTTGAACCAAATACTAATTTAGCACTATTACATTTTGCCATTCGATTTAATTCTTTGGAATTGGTAAAAGCTCTTCTTAGCTATGGCTTTGATGTTAACGTCAAGGATAATCTTGATCTTACACCATTGCATTACGCTGTTAATGATAGTAATTTACGTGCAGTTGAATTTCTTATTAGCAAAGGTGCAGATTTTAGTGCTCAAGATAAAAACGGAAAAACACCTTTACAGTTAGCAAGAGAGTTAGAAATCAAACGTGATTACTCTCTTTACGAAAGAAAGGAAATAATAGCTTTGCTTGCAAATGCACATAGTAACAAACAATATGAACAAAAACCTTTAACTATAATAGACATAGGCCAATCTAGTAGGAAAAAATCTGAAAATAATAAGTTAGAGTATGATACTATTTCTTCTGGTAAATATGATAAACTGCAAAATTTGCAATTTAAATCTCAATATGCCATAGATCTTGTAGCTTCCTACATGAATAAATCAGCAGATATTATTGATAAATCAGAAAATATTGAAGTATCTTATAATAGCGAAACGCAATTACCACAAATACAAGATAATGAATTATCGGATATTCATAGTACTAAGGCACAATTACTACAGAAAATAAATGATTTGATAGAAACCTACCTTATTGAGGCAAAGCGCTTGCAAGATGAAATAGTTGATAATAGAGTACTTAATCGACTTGCAATAGAAGATATTAGTTTCGTATCAACTACAGATTCTGAATTGCAAATAACTGATGTAAGCAGCTCCACCATCGATGATGATTCCCAAGTTATGGATAGCAAAATAGTGAACAATAATCAGCCACAGGTAGCCAGTTCAATGAAGAAAGCTATATATGCCACCATGATAGCTTCTCCATTTACAGCAGTAGGGATTTACGCTGCAGTAGCTTTATCAGCTGGTATAGTAAAGTTTAATCCTATCGTTGCTGCTGGTATTTTTGTTGGTGTAGCAGTTGCTGCAATTGCATGTTTTGCGATAATGAAAGTTTGTGAAAAAACTGGCAAAGAAAAAGGTGAGAATTCAAGTGTAAGTTCATACGTTACTTTTGAAAATGAGCTTATTCCTGAATATGTTAAAAGTGGTGGAGCAACAGTTTCTTGA
- the xth gene encoding exodeoxyribonuclease III, with translation MLKIATWNVNSIRKRIDQLCSFVTGDEIDIIMLQEIKCTNEQFPYEQIEQLGYKCVVHGEKARNGVAILSKYPVIEDSLSTSIVDNEEARYLECLIECNDFNLRVASVYVPNGQSIDSEAFKYKLHFLDCLYQRLHDLFEKEEITIVGGDYNVAPNKIDVHDDYANEDKIGFNIDERGKLFAILHSGYCDAFRIANPESKEFSWWDYREGSWQQNKGMRIDHILLSPEATDRLEKCYINNKLRDKDNASDHAPVVCVLEESINYSF, from the coding sequence ATGCTAAAAATTGCCACTTGGAATGTTAATTCTATACGTAAACGGATCGATCAACTCTGCAGCTTTGTTACTGGAGATGAGATTGATATTATAATGTTACAAGAAATAAAGTGTACAAATGAGCAGTTTCCTTACGAACAAATAGAGCAATTAGGATACAAATGTGTAGTGCATGGAGAAAAAGCTAGGAATGGTGTGGCGATATTATCAAAATATCCAGTAATTGAGGATAGTTTAAGCACAAGTATTGTTGATAATGAAGAAGCACGTTATTTAGAATGTTTGATTGAATGCAATGATTTTAACCTAAGGGTTGCAAGTGTATACGTGCCAAATGGCCAAAGCATTGATTCTGAAGCATTTAAGTATAAGTTACACTTTCTTGATTGCTTATATCAACGTTTACATGATTTGTTTGAAAAAGAGGAAATAACCATAGTAGGTGGCGATTACAATGTTGCACCAAATAAGATAGATGTGCATGATGATTATGCCAATGAAGATAAGATAGGTTTTAATATAGATGAGCGAGGAAAGCTTTTTGCTATACTTCATTCAGGTTACTGTGATGCATTTAGAATAGCAAATCCAGAAAGTAAAGAGTTTAGCTGGTGGGATTATCGAGAAGGCTCATGGCAACAGAATAAGGGTATGAGAATAGACCACATTTTATTATCTCCAGAAGCAACAGACAGGTTAGAAAAATGCTATATAAACAATAAGCTGCGTGATAAAGATAATGCTTCAGATCATGCTCCAGTTGTCTGCGTTTTAGAAGAAAGCATCAACTATTCCTTTTAA
- a CDS encoding ankyrin repeat domain-containing protein gives MNARDEEWNVPLHIAVKEGFKEIVEFLLGHDVKEQKNN, from the coding sequence ATTAATGCTAGAGATGAGGAGTGGAACGTACCTTTACACATTGCTGTTAAAGAAGGGTTTAAAGAAATTGTAGAATTTCTTTTAGGACATGATGTAAAAGAGCAGAAAAATAATTAA